Below is a window of Virgibacillus sp. NKC19-3 DNA.
CTCCATAGCATCTGCTAATGCAAGATTTGCCTGCTTCAGTAATTGAATATGCCTTACATTCGATACATAAGTTAAATCACCGGTATCAATATCACCAGAAAAGAAGGTCATTGCAATCGCTGACTCCAATTCGTTTATGCCCTCTTCTTGAATAAGTGACGTTGTAACAATCGGATTCCCTTCCGCCATCTCTTTCACTTTATCTACATCAAGCTTATGCGCGAGATCCGTCTTGTTCATAATCACAATATATTCAAGCCCAGCAATTGCTTCAAAAAGCTTTACATCTTCCTCTGTTAGTTCTTCATTAGAGTTTAACACAATTAATATAAGATCGGATTCATTTAAGACTTGTCTGGATCGCTCGACACCGATTTTTTCAACAATATCTTCTGTTTCACGAATCCCGGCTGTATCCACTAATCGAAGTGGAACCCCGCGTACATTCACGTATTCTTCAATAACATCACGTGTCGTTCCCGGAACCTCCGTGACAATCGCCTTATTTTCCTGTACAAGGGTATTCATTAAAGAAGATTTCCCTACATTCGGGCGGCCTATAATAGCTGTTGCCAGGCCTTCACGCAGGATTTTACCTTGTTTCGCTACTTCCAACAGATCATCAATCTCTTGATGGATTTGTTTTGTTTTTTCACGCATCACCTTGTGCGTCATTTCCTCCACATCATCATATTCCGGATAATCAATATTAACCTCGACATGCGCAACAGTTTCCAGTAAATCCTGTCTCAAACGCTTTATAAGTCCTGACAGGCGTCCGTCCATTTGCTTTAACGCTACAGACATTGCCTTATCCGTTTTGGAACGAATCAAGTCCATCACGGCTTCTGCCTGTGATAAATCAATACGTCCATGCAGAAATGCTCGCTTCGTAAACTCCCCCGGCTCTGCCAATCTTGGGCCACTAGCCAAAACGATTTCAAGTACACGATTAACGGCAACCATCCCACCATGACAATTGATCTCCACAACATCTTCTCTTGTAAATGTCTTCGGTGCACGCATGACGGAAACCATTACTTCCTCTGCTACATCGGATGTTGCTGGATCTACGATTTTTCCATAATGCATCGTATGTGATGCTACTTCATGTAAATTACCCCCTTGAAATAATCCTGCTGCAGTTGCAATCGCCTCCGGACCGCTCAACCGTACAATCGCAATGGCACCTTCACCAGTAGGGGTTGATATTGCAGTAATTGTATCTGTCTCCATCATTTCCACCTCCAACCTATTATATATATAAATGAAATTTTATTGGCATTTATACAGGCGGAGAATATGCATATTCTCTTCCCGCCCGCCAAGAAAGAATATCACAAATTATGATAAAAATAAACTTATCCACAGAAAAAATCGTCCCACTAAAAATTCCGTTTATCCACATGTGCATAAACGGAATTCCAATCCTTTTCGTTATTTCTCCTCATATCCTTTTCTAGCAACTTTATCTCTTCATGACTACTTAACGCATCCTCTTCATTAGTTCGATCAATTTTGCC
It encodes the following:
- the mnmE gene encoding tRNA uridine-5-carboxymethylaminomethyl(34) synthesis GTPase MnmE — encoded protein: METDTITAISTPTGEGAIAIVRLSGPEAIATAAGLFQGGNLHEVASHTMHYGKIVDPATSDVAEEVMVSVMRAPKTFTREDVVEINCHGGMVAVNRVLEIVLASGPRLAEPGEFTKRAFLHGRIDLSQAEAVMDLIRSKTDKAMSVALKQMDGRLSGLIKRLRQDLLETVAHVEVNIDYPEYDDVEEMTHKVMREKTKQIHQEIDDLLEVAKQGKILREGLATAIIGRPNVGKSSLMNTLVQENKAIVTEVPGTTRDVIEEYVNVRGVPLRLVDTAGIRETEDIVEKIGVERSRQVLNESDLILIVLNSNEELTEEDVKLFEAIAGLEYIVIMNKTDLAHKLDVDKVKEMAEGNPIVTTSLIQEEGINELESAIAMTFFSGDIDTGDLTYVSNVRHIQLLKQANLALADAMEGIDIGMPLDIIQIDVTRAWEFLGEIIGDTASDGLINQLFSQFCLGK